In the genome of Kitasatospora cineracea, one region contains:
- a CDS encoding bifunctional polysaccharide deacetylase/glycosyltransferase family 2 protein, which produces MRFFMPLSLLACLLVLLVLRGLATNEVFHDTRIAQSVDKTTVPEDLLKGGPVIDARDKKAEPVSYRIPDKTVVLSFDDGPSPEWTPKILKVLEDHQIRADFFVTGSMTTRNPDLIRKIVADGHEIGLHTFTHPDLAYQSHARISWELAQTQLALAGVAGVHSSLFRPPYSSDASAMDDWNYPVIKYVGSHGYLTAFIDRDTDDWKRPGVEEIVKAALPAKPGAGELILLHDAGGDRSETVEALEQIIVKLQGEGYRFTTISDALGAPSAMVPVHGYQLWAGKVFIWASKVAVVTLPVLVALLALVGFLNFGRFALMVVLAPVHARRSRKQGAWGEPVTEPVTVLVPAYNERECIANTLNSLAASDYPIEVIVIDDGSTDGTADIVEEMDLPFVRLIRKVNGGKPSALNAGVAAAAHDIVVMMDGDTVFEPSTVRELVQPFADPKIGAVAGNAKVGNRDSLIGAWQHIEYVLGHNLDRRMYDVLNVIPTIPGAVGAFRREALREVGGMSDDTLAEDTDITMAVLSAGWRIVYAERARAWTEAPASLQQLWSQRYRWSYGSMQAMWKHRRAVTARGPAGRFGRIGLPLVVMFGVVAPLLAPLVDLFLLYGVLFGDTPITLASWGGFILLQSALSWYAFRLDREKPWHLISLPLQQVVYRQLMYIVLLQSTITAFTGGRLRWQKLRRTGEVAAAPVEG; this is translated from the coding sequence CTGCGGTTCTTCATGCCGCTGTCCCTGCTGGCGTGCCTGCTCGTGCTCCTCGTGCTGCGCGGCCTGGCCACCAACGAGGTGTTCCACGACACCCGGATCGCGCAGTCCGTCGACAAGACCACCGTGCCCGAGGACCTGCTCAAGGGCGGCCCGGTGATCGACGCGCGCGACAAGAAGGCGGAGCCGGTCAGCTACCGGATCCCGGACAAGACCGTGGTGCTGAGCTTCGACGACGGCCCCTCCCCGGAGTGGACCCCGAAGATCCTCAAGGTGCTGGAGGACCACCAGATCCGGGCCGACTTCTTCGTCACCGGCTCGATGACCACCCGCAACCCCGACCTGATCCGGAAGATCGTCGCGGACGGCCACGAGATCGGCCTGCACACCTTCACCCACCCCGACCTGGCCTACCAGTCGCACGCCCGGATCAGCTGGGAGCTGGCGCAGACCCAGCTCGCGCTGGCCGGCGTCGCGGGCGTGCACAGCTCGCTGTTCCGGCCGCCGTACTCCTCCGACGCCTCCGCGATGGACGACTGGAACTACCCGGTCATCAAGTACGTGGGCTCGCACGGCTACCTGACCGCGTTCATCGACCGCGACACCGACGACTGGAAGCGCCCCGGCGTCGAGGAGATCGTCAAGGCGGCGCTGCCCGCCAAGCCCGGCGCGGGCGAGCTGATCCTGCTGCACGACGCGGGCGGCGACCGCTCGGAGACCGTCGAGGCGCTCGAGCAGATCATCGTCAAGCTGCAGGGCGAGGGCTACCGGTTCACCACCATCTCCGACGCGCTCGGCGCGCCCAGCGCCATGGTGCCGGTGCACGGCTACCAGCTGTGGGCGGGCAAGGTGTTCATCTGGGCCAGCAAGGTCGCGGTGGTCACCCTGCCGGTGCTGGTCGCCCTGCTGGCGCTGGTCGGCTTCCTCAACTTCGGCCGGTTCGCGCTGATGGTCGTCCTGGCGCCGGTGCACGCCCGCCGCTCCAGGAAGCAGGGCGCCTGGGGCGAGCCGGTCACCGAGCCGGTCACCGTGCTGGTCCCGGCCTACAACGAGCGCGAGTGCATCGCCAACACCCTCAACTCGCTGGCCGCCAGCGACTACCCGATCGAAGTGATCGTCATCGACGACGGCTCCACGGACGGCACCGCGGACATCGTCGAGGAGATGGACCTGCCGTTCGTCCGGCTGATCCGCAAGGTCAACGGCGGCAAGCCGAGCGCGCTGAACGCCGGCGTCGCGGCCGCCGCCCACGACATCGTGGTGATGATGGACGGCGACACCGTCTTCGAGCCGTCCACCGTGCGCGAGCTGGTGCAGCCCTTCGCCGACCCGAAGATCGGCGCGGTCGCGGGCAACGCCAAGGTCGGCAACCGGGACAGCCTGATCGGCGCCTGGCAGCACATCGAGTACGTGCTGGGCCACAACCTGGACCGCCGGATGTACGACGTGCTCAACGTCATCCCGACCATCCCCGGCGCGGTCGGCGCCTTCCGCCGGGAGGCGCTGCGGGAGGTCGGCGGGATGAGCGACGACACCCTCGCCGAGGACACCGACATCACCATGGCGGTGCTCAGCGCGGGCTGGCGGATCGTCTACGCCGAGCGCGCCCGCGCCTGGACCGAGGCGCCCGCCAGCCTCCAGCAGCTGTGGTCGCAGCGCTACCGCTGGAGCTACGGCTCCATGCAGGCGATGTGGAAGCACCGCCGGGCGGTGACCGCCCGCGGCCCGGCCGGCCGGTTCGGCCGGATCGGCCTGCCGCTGGTGGTGATGTTCGGCGTGGTCGCCCCGCTGCTGGCCCCGCTGGTCGACCTGTTCCTGCTGTACGGGGTGCTGTTCGGCGACACCCCGATCACCCTGGCCAGCTGGGGCGGCTTCATCCTGCTCCAGTCGGCGCTGTCCTGGTACGCCTTCCGGCTCGACCGGGAGAAGCCCTGGCACCTGATCAGCCTGCCGCTGCAGCAGGTGGTCTACCGGCAGTTGATGTACATCGTCCTGTTGCAGTCCACGATCACCGCGTTCACCGGTGGCCGGCTGCGCTGGCAGAAGCTCCGGCGCACCGGCGAGGTCGCCGCCGCACCGGTGGAGGGCTGA
- a CDS encoding acyltransferase family protein, with the protein MTSPVGRRGVHQDTVPLRIPAGFGRDGETPGQPEGSFGRHEDTMALRIPEQVRRQLEEAAEPAPPVRKGGRDRYLDLLRALALVRVVLYHNFGWFWLPLLFPSMGVMFALAGSLMARSLKRPALGVVRGRLRRLLPPMWLFGGIVVALQVVDGGGPGADGHPTWWWAKLSFWLLPLSTPPYAEDGLHGLGGHLESGWATQLVVPLWYLRAYLWYVLLSPLLLRMLRRFPVATLCFPLAMVIVMNGVFADQEFVYHRVWETANDFATFGSCWILGMAHQEGLLKKLPQYVLPSIAPLVMVAGFWYLQTRPVDPTQPTDIEAWPIAQAVWSLGFVALLLHVSPSWERWPAPLERWNGLVSLLNSRAVSVYLWHVTALVAAVPVIDRLWDVDFFYQHLRWLLTSQWFTLLVGLPLLLLLVLAFGWVEDVAAKRSPRLLPYPRRPRGKRRGAA; encoded by the coding sequence ATGACTTCACCCGTCGGGCGGCGCGGGGTCCACCAGGACACCGTCCCGCTGCGCATCCCCGCCGGCTTCGGGCGCGACGGGGAAACCCCCGGGCAGCCCGAGGGCTCCTTCGGGCGCCACGAGGACACCATGGCGCTGCGCATCCCCGAGCAGGTGCGCCGCCAGCTGGAGGAGGCCGCCGAGCCCGCGCCGCCGGTCCGCAAGGGCGGCCGGGACCGCTACCTGGACCTGCTGCGCGCGCTGGCGCTGGTCCGGGTGGTGCTCTACCACAACTTCGGCTGGTTCTGGCTGCCGCTGCTGTTCCCGTCGATGGGCGTGATGTTCGCGCTGGCGGGCTCGCTGATGGCCCGTTCGCTGAAACGCCCCGCGCTCGGCGTGGTCCGCGGCCGGCTGCGCCGCCTGCTGCCGCCGATGTGGCTGTTCGGCGGCATCGTGGTGGCCCTCCAGGTGGTCGACGGCGGCGGCCCCGGCGCCGACGGCCACCCCACCTGGTGGTGGGCCAAGCTGTCGTTCTGGCTGCTGCCGCTGAGCACACCCCCGTACGCCGAGGACGGGCTGCACGGCCTGGGCGGCCACCTCGAGTCCGGCTGGGCCACCCAGCTGGTGGTGCCGCTGTGGTACCTGCGGGCCTACCTCTGGTACGTGCTGCTCTCGCCGCTGCTGCTGCGGATGCTGCGCCGATTCCCGGTGGCCACGCTGTGCTTCCCGCTGGCGATGGTGATCGTGATGAACGGGGTCTTCGCCGACCAGGAGTTCGTCTACCACCGGGTCTGGGAGACCGCCAACGACTTCGCCACCTTCGGCTCCTGCTGGATCCTCGGCATGGCCCACCAGGAGGGGCTGCTGAAGAAGCTCCCGCAGTACGTCCTGCCGTCGATCGCGCCGCTGGTGATGGTCGCCGGGTTCTGGTACCTGCAGACCCGGCCGGTCGACCCGACCCAGCCCACCGACATCGAGGCGTGGCCGATCGCCCAGGCGGTGTGGTCGCTCGGCTTCGTGGCCCTGCTGCTGCACGTCAGCCCGTCGTGGGAGCGCTGGCCCGCCCCGCTGGAACGCTGGAACGGCCTGGTCAGCCTGCTCAACTCGCGCGCCGTCAGCGTCTACCTGTGGCACGTGACCGCGCTGGTGGCCGCCGTCCCGGTGATCGACCGGCTGTGGGACGTCGACTTCTTCTACCAGCACCTGCGCTGGCTGCTCACCAGCCAGTGGTTCACCCTGCTGGTCGGCCTGCCGCTGCTGCTCCTGCTGGTGCTGGCCTTCGGCTGGGTCGAGGACGTGGCCGCCAAGCGCTCGCCGCGGCTGCTGCCCTACCCGCGCCGCCCGCGCGGCAAGCGCCGGGGCGCCGCCTGA
- a CDS encoding TetR/AcrR family transcriptional regulator C-terminal domain-containing protein encodes MADRRSRPRSGLTREKVLDAAVEFVDRHGAEALSTRRLGAELGVEGMTLYHYVPSKAALLDGMVERLLLQVDAEARYADGEPWTQTVRTAADTLRAVLHRHPGMLPVIAVRPVNSPAAIGVFEHALARLRAAGVPLDLAMDVLNAAMTFTIGHTLAELGDAPETPPALDPQAHPHFARALATGAGLDFDRRHHRTLEIIVNGYAALLERPGG; translated from the coding sequence ATGGCCGACCGGCGCTCCCGCCCCCGCTCTGGACTGACCAGGGAGAAGGTCCTCGACGCCGCCGTTGAGTTCGTCGACCGGCACGGCGCGGAGGCCCTCTCCACCCGCCGCCTCGGCGCGGAACTCGGCGTCGAGGGCATGACGCTCTACCACTACGTGCCCAGCAAGGCCGCCCTGCTCGACGGCATGGTCGAACGACTGCTGCTCCAGGTCGACGCCGAGGCCCGCTACGCCGACGGCGAGCCCTGGACGCAGACCGTCCGCACCGCCGCCGACACGCTGCGCGCGGTGCTGCACCGGCACCCCGGCATGCTGCCGGTGATCGCCGTCCGGCCCGTCAACTCACCCGCCGCGATCGGGGTGTTCGAGCACGCCCTGGCCCGGCTGCGGGCTGCCGGCGTGCCGCTCGACCTGGCGATGGACGTCCTCAACGCCGCGATGACCTTCACCATCGGCCACACCCTGGCCGAACTCGGCGACGCCCCCGAGACCCCACCCGCCCTCGACCCCCAGGCGCACCCGCACTTCGCCCGGGCCCTCGCCACCGGCGCCGGCCTCGACTTCGACCGCCGCCACCACCGCACCCTGGAGATCATCGTCAACGGCTACGCGGCCCTGCTGGAGCGGCCCGGCGGGTGA
- a CDS encoding PucR family transcriptional regulator produces MRVRDLLAPGAPRLRLLAGEDELDRQVTGVMTTDLQDPGRYLHGGELVLTGMLWRTAPADSERFVRTIVAAGAAALGAGEVEVGPVPDDLAAACRRHRLPLLAVPDDVAFGAVTEYVGRQVSADRAADLAALVDRHRLLVSAAGAGGLDAVLDLLGGDLDLDCWVLTPTGRVVAGPADHLSPADRDQLVRAHLAAQRQRRRPPHRVRLATGTYSLLPAAADPTDEAPLADWILAVAGDVTEWTPKRQQLAENLARLVAAERTRRDEGRRLRRRIADEVLALLQRDADPAEIGRALQASTTMAARYEGSTETSGDQPQWLVLSADATGLPDGALRPVLEEALAAATDRALVAALGPTGAVVVLPALDTAVPADAVRALLAPLEAGLGSEGRITVGVCAPAAESGGLRGALEEARHARRIAAARVGRICVAGPEELASHVLLLAAVPDEVRRAFRSRLLDKVIAYDLEHQADLVRTLEAFLRSDGSWTRCAAQLHVHVNTLRYRIGRIEELTGRDLSRLEDRVDFYLALELA; encoded by the coding sequence ATGCGCGTCCGCGACCTGCTCGCCCCCGGCGCCCCCCGGCTGCGCCTGCTCGCCGGCGAGGACGAGCTCGACCGGCAGGTCACCGGAGTGATGACCACCGACCTCCAGGACCCGGGGCGCTACCTGCACGGCGGCGAGCTCGTCCTCACCGGCATGCTCTGGCGCACCGCCCCCGCCGACTCCGAACGCTTCGTGCGCACCATCGTCGCGGCCGGCGCCGCCGCCCTCGGCGCCGGCGAGGTCGAGGTCGGACCCGTCCCCGACGACCTCGCCGCCGCCTGCCGCCGCCACCGCCTGCCGCTGCTCGCCGTCCCCGACGACGTCGCCTTCGGCGCCGTCACCGAGTACGTCGGCCGCCAGGTCTCCGCCGACCGGGCCGCCGACCTCGCCGCCCTGGTCGACCGGCACCGCCTGCTGGTCTCCGCCGCCGGAGCCGGCGGCCTGGACGCCGTCCTCGACCTGCTCGGCGGTGACCTCGACCTCGACTGCTGGGTCCTCACCCCCACCGGGCGCGTCGTCGCCGGGCCCGCCGACCACCTGTCGCCCGCCGACCGCGACCAGCTCGTCCGCGCCCACCTCGCCGCCCAGCGCCAGCGCCGCCGCCCCCCGCACCGGGTCCGCCTCGCCACCGGCACCTACTCGCTGCTGCCCGCCGCCGCCGACCCCACCGACGAGGCCCCGCTCGCCGACTGGATCCTCGCCGTCGCCGGCGACGTCACCGAGTGGACCCCCAAGCGCCAGCAGCTCGCCGAGAACCTGGCCCGGCTGGTCGCCGCCGAACGCACCCGCCGCGACGAGGGCCGCCGGCTGCGCCGCCGGATCGCCGACGAGGTCCTCGCCCTGCTCCAGCGCGACGCCGACCCCGCCGAGATCGGCCGCGCCCTCCAGGCGTCCACCACCATGGCCGCCCGCTACGAGGGCTCCACCGAGACCTCCGGCGACCAGCCCCAGTGGCTGGTGCTCTCCGCCGACGCCACCGGCCTGCCCGACGGCGCGCTGCGCCCGGTCCTCGAGGAGGCGCTGGCCGCCGCCACCGACCGGGCCCTGGTCGCCGCCCTCGGCCCCACCGGCGCCGTCGTCGTCCTGCCCGCCCTGGACACCGCCGTCCCCGCCGACGCGGTCCGCGCCCTGCTCGCCCCGCTGGAGGCCGGCCTCGGCTCCGAGGGCCGGATCACCGTCGGCGTCTGCGCCCCCGCCGCCGAGTCCGGCGGCCTGCGCGGCGCCCTCGAAGAGGCCCGGCACGCCCGCCGGATCGCCGCCGCCCGGGTCGGCCGGATCTGCGTCGCCGGCCCCGAGGAGCTCGCCTCGCACGTCCTGCTGCTGGCCGCCGTCCCCGACGAGGTCCGCCGCGCCTTCCGCAGCCGCCTGCTGGACAAGGTCATCGCCTACGACCTCGAGCACCAGGCCGACCTGGTCCGCACCCTGGAGGCCTTCCTGCGCTCCGACGGCTCCTGGACCCGCTGCGCCGCCCAGCTGCACGTCCACGTCAACACGCTGCGCTACCGGATCGGCCGGATCGAGGAGCTCACCGGCCGCGACCTGTCCCGGCTGGAGGACCGGGTCGACTTCTACCTGGCCCTGGAACTCGCCTAG
- a CDS encoding FAD binding domain-containing protein, producing MEFLRPATWDEALAAKAEHPTALPVSGGTDVMVEMNFDVHRPSAILDLNRITELTEWTDDGDAVRLGAAVPYARIIDELSVPLPGLALAAHTVGSPQIRNRGSVGGNLGAASPAGDSHPALLAAGRDVLVEAHSVRGVRLIPIDEFYLGVKRNSLEPDELIRAVRIPVADGPQQFSKIGTRNAMVIAVCAFGFALHPKDGTVGTGIGSAAPTPRRAVEAEEYLGGVLAERGLWESGELLGPEVVQRFGELVKAAASPIDDVRGTADYRRHALAVMARRTLTWCWNDYRKQIRSAA from the coding sequence ATGGAGTTCCTTCGGCCCGCTACCTGGGACGAGGCACTCGCGGCGAAGGCCGAGCACCCCACCGCGCTGCCCGTCTCGGGCGGCACGGACGTCATGGTCGAGATGAACTTCGACGTGCACCGGCCATCCGCGATCCTCGACCTGAACCGCATCACCGAGCTCACCGAGTGGACGGACGACGGCGACGCCGTCCGGTTGGGCGCGGCGGTGCCGTACGCCCGGATCATCGACGAGCTGTCGGTGCCGCTGCCGGGCCTGGCGCTGGCCGCGCACACGGTGGGCTCGCCGCAGATCCGCAACCGCGGCAGTGTCGGCGGCAACCTGGGCGCGGCCTCGCCGGCCGGCGACTCGCACCCGGCGCTGCTGGCCGCGGGCCGGGACGTGCTGGTGGAGGCGCACTCGGTGCGCGGGGTGCGGCTGATCCCGATCGACGAGTTCTACCTCGGGGTGAAGCGCAACAGCCTGGAGCCGGACGAGCTGATCCGCGCGGTGCGGATCCCGGTCGCGGACGGCCCGCAGCAGTTCTCGAAGATCGGCACCCGCAACGCGATGGTGATCGCGGTCTGCGCGTTCGGCTTCGCGCTGCACCCGAAGGACGGCACGGTCGGCACCGGCATCGGGTCGGCCGCGCCGACGCCGCGCCGGGCCGTGGAGGCCGAGGAGTACCTGGGCGGGGTGCTGGCCGAGCGCGGCCTGTGGGAGTCCGGCGAGCTGCTGGGCCCGGAGGTGGTGCAGCGCTTCGGCGAGCTGGTGAAGGCCGCGGCCTCGCCGATCGACGACGTCCGGGGCACCGCCGACTACCGGCGGCACGCGCTGGCCGTGATGGCCCGGCGCACCCTGACGTGGTGTTGGAACGACTATCGCAAGCAGATCAGGAGCGCGGCATGA
- a CDS encoding (2Fe-2S)-binding protein, protein MRVTFSANGKPVEADDVWEGESLLYVLRERVGLPGSKNACEQGECGSCTVYLDGVPVCSCLVAAGQVQGREVRTVEGLAGQDGELGLVQQAFVDAGAVQCGFCTPGLLVQTDALLAADPQPSDTDIREALSGNLCRCTGYEKIMDAVRLASARKCSVEGVAK, encoded by the coding sequence ATGAGGGTCACGTTCAGCGCGAACGGCAAGCCGGTGGAGGCCGACGACGTGTGGGAGGGCGAGTCCCTGCTGTACGTCCTGCGCGAGCGGGTCGGCCTGCCCGGGTCGAAGAACGCCTGCGAGCAGGGCGAGTGCGGCTCGTGCACGGTCTACCTGGACGGGGTGCCGGTGTGCTCCTGCCTGGTGGCGGCGGGCCAGGTGCAGGGCCGCGAGGTGCGCACCGTGGAGGGCCTGGCCGGCCAGGACGGCGAGCTGGGCCTGGTGCAGCAGGCGTTCGTGGACGCGGGCGCCGTGCAGTGCGGCTTCTGCACCCCGGGGCTGCTGGTGCAGACCGACGCCCTGCTGGCCGCGGACCCGCAGCCCTCGGACACGGACATCCGCGAGGCGCTGTCGGGCAACCTGTGCCGCTGCACCGGCTACGAGAAGATCATGGACGCGGTGCGGCTGGCCTCGGCCCGCAAGTGCTCGGTCGAAGGGGTGGCGAAGTGA